The stretch of DNA CCTACCAGCGGCTGACGTATAACCAGGGCGTCAACGATTTCAACGCCGAACGCTACCCGCAGGCCGTTGCCAACCTCGACAAGTCGCTCAGGTACCCGGTCGATAGTGAGTTGCAGCAGGCTGCGCAGTTCTGGAAGGCAGAAGCGTATTCGGCTGGTAAACAATACGATACGGCCATTCCGCTCTATGCCAGCATTGCCAAAGGCTCCGGCGAGTATGCGGCCAAAAGCCAGTACGGTATCGGCTATGCGTATTACAACAAGAAAGACTACACCCGCGCCCTCCCCTACTTCCGCGATTTCATCAGCCGGGGAGCATCGGCGGGTGAGTCGGATCTCACGGCCCAACTTTCGGATGCAACGGTTCGGCTGGCCGACAGCTATTTTGCAGGCAAGCAGTACAACGACGCCCTGCGCTACTACGATCAGGCCATTGCCCGCAACGCGCCCGACAAAGATTATGCGGCCTACCAGAAGGCCGTGATTCTGAGCTACACGGGCCGCGACGCCGAAGCCAAAGCCCAGTTCGAGCAGGTGCAGCGGCAGTTTCCGAACTCGCGGTTTGTGGATCAGAGCCTGTTCCAGACCGCCAACGTCGACTTCGAGAAAGGCAACTACCAGGCTGCTATTCAGGGCTTTTCGCGGTTTATTCAAACCAAGCCAGCCAGTTCGCTGGTTCCGGCTGCACTGCTGAAACGGGCCATCGCCTACGGCAACCTGCAACAGTATGACCCCGCCATTGCCGATTACAAAAGCATCTTAGACAATTACGGCAACTCCGATCAGGCGCAGAGTGCGCTGCTCGGCATTCAGAACACGCTCAACGATGCTGGTCGGCCCGAAGAGTTTTCGCAGGTGCTGGGTCAGTACAAACGCGGCAATCCCGGCAGCACGGAGGTGGAAAAGGTGCAGTTCGAGAACGCCAAGAATATTTATTTCAACGAAAAATACGCCCAGGCCATTCAGTCGCTGCTGGCGTATGTGCAGGAATACCCGAACAGCCCGAATCTAAACGAAGCCCGGTTCTACATTGCCGAATCGTACCGGCAAACCAACGACCCGGCCAATGCCCTGCGCTATTATTACCAGGTCAGCGGGACGTCGGACTATGTGCTGCGGGCGGCTACCCGTGCGGCTGACCTCGAAGCCAAACAGAAAAATTACCCCCGCGCCGTGCGAAATTACCAGTTGGTGATTGGCCGCGCCAACGACAAAGCCGCGCAGGTAACGGCTCAGCTTGGCCTGATGGACACCTATTTCGTGATGCCCAAACTCGATTCGGCGGCAGTGATTGCCCGCGAATTGGTAGCGGGCGGGGGCGTGGTGCCGGGGGCGCAGAACCGGGCGCAGTTGATGCTCGGCAAGGTTGCCTTCCAGAAAGCCGATTACAAAACAGCCCAGACGGAGTTCGACAAAACGATTGCGCTGGCAAAAGACGTGAACGGAGCCGAAGCACAATATTACCTCGGCGAGATACTCTACCGGCAGAAAAAATATAAAGAATCGGTGCAGACGCTGTTGAAATTCAACGAGCAGTTTGCCGATTTCGAGTACTGGAAAGGCCGGGCGTTCCTGCTCATCGCCGACAACAACGTGGCCTTAGATGAGATGGCGCAGGCCAAAGCGGTGCTCCAATCCATCATCGACAACTCATCCGACGAAACCATCGTCACGGAAGCAAAGCAAAAACTGGCAAAACTGAATTAGATTTTTGGGACACAGAGATGCACAAAGGAGCACAGAGATACACAGAGAAAATTTTAGCTAAATCCTCTGTGTATCTCCGTGCGTCTTGGTGTATCTCTGTGTCCCAAAAAAAACTGCCTCAAAAAGTAAATCCATGACATCACGTACTATCCCCCTTCTCCTTCTCGTCGTTCCGGCACTGGCGCAGCAACCAAGGCCGACACGGCCTGTGAGAGAGGGTGAGGTTGACAATCAGGAAATTACGGTCGAGAAAAGCCGGAAAATTGAGCTACCCCCGGCCAATCGGCTGTTCAACAAGATTCCGTCGGTAAAACCCTCGGCAGAGCAGCGTAAGCTGACCTATGAGTTTGAAGACCGTAAACTCACCGTGGGCGACCCGCGCATTACGCCCGGCGTATTGCCCCCTACTACCACCGCCCCCGACGAAACACCCCGCTACGACAATTACGTAAAACTCGGCGCGGGCAACTACAACTCGTTTTATGGCGAAGGATTCGTGGGCATCAATACGCTGTCGAATCTGGCGGTAGAAGGGTCGCTGCGGCACCTGTCGTCGGGCGTGGGGCCGGTCGATGGCCGCAATTCGTCGCAGGCCGATACGCGGCTGCGGCTCACGGGCAAATACCTGACCGACGCTTTCAAGTTTCAGGGCGATTTAGGTTTCGACCGCAACGCATACAACTTTTATGGCTACAGCCGCGCTTTTGCCGAGCAACCCGACTTCAGCCGCGAACTGATCCGGCAGCGGCTGAATACGGTCAACTTTAAGGTCGGTATCGAAAATGCGAACGCAGAAAGCGCGATTGACTACTCGCTGAAAACGGGCATCACCTCGCTGCGCGATTTGTATAATGCCTCGGAAACCGACTGGGGCACCAACTTCAACGGTTCGCTTGGCATTACCGATAAAATTGTTGCGCTGGTGGCCGCCGATGCCTACGTGACGCAGCGTTCCGACGGGTCGATTGTCGATAACCGGAACCTGTTTCGGGTGAAGCCGACCTTCAAGTATAACTCGAACCTGCTGACCGTGACGGTGGGCATCAATGCCGTGAACGAAACCGACCGGCGGGCAGGCATCAACAGCACGCGGGCCTTTCCGGTGGTCGATATTGACGTGACGCCCATCGGCAACATACATTTTTTTGCGGGTGTCGATGGCGACATTAACCGAAATACGCTGCGCTCCTTACTCACTGAAAACAGGTGGCTTGCCCCGCAGGTGGTTTTAGCGAACACCGTTAAGTCGCTCGATCTGTACGGTGGCTCGAAGGGCGACATTGGGGGCGGTTTTTCCTACGAAGGCAAAGTATCGTATGCCCGCTACCGTAACTTCTCGACCTTCAACAACGCCGTACCCGACACCTCGAAATTCTTTGTGCTCTACGACGGGGGCGTGTCGCAGGTGCTGACCATTTCGGGGCAGTTGGCCTACGCGCAGAAAGACAAATTCCGCTCGACGCTCAAAGCCGACTTTTTCAGTTACGGCCTCGACCGGCTGACCGAAGCCTGGGGCCGTCCGCGCGTGGCCGGTACGTGGACGAACTCGTATGTGCTGAACAAGAAATTATTCATCACGGCAGATTTGTACTTTTACGAGGGCATCAAAAACCGCAACTTCGTATCGGGCCTGACCTACACGCTGAAACCCATCTACGACGCCAACGTCAAGATTGACTATTTCTTAGGCAGGCAGGTATCGGCCTTTGTCTCGTTAAATAATATCTTCGGGCAGAATTACCAGCGGTATTTGTATTATCAGGTGCAGGGCCTTAACTTTCTCGGAGGAATCAGTTATTCGTTCTAATCACACACACGATGGCATCCGTAAATGAGTACCTGAAAAAACTGCTGTACCAGTACGACTGCGTAGTTGTGCCGGAACTGGGGGCTTTTCTGACCCACTACCAGTCAGCTTCATTTACGGAATCGAGCAGTCAGTATCTGCCCCCCGCAAGCGCGTTGCCTTTAACGAGGCTCTGCGGTTGGACGATGGGATTCTGGCAAACTACATCATGCTGCACGAGCCGCTCACCCGCGAGGGCGCGCAACGGCACATCAGCCTGTTTGTGAATGAGTTGCGGCAACAGGTGCAGCAAACCGGCTGCTTCGACATCGACGGAATCGGCATGTTCACCCAGAACGACGAAGGTCGGTTGCAGTTTGAGCCGGGGCTGCGGCATAATTTTTTCGGCGAAGCCTACGGTATGAACGCGGTAGAAGCCCAGCTATTGAATCGCCAGCCTGCCGAAGAACCCGTGTTCGACGCGGTGCCTGTGACAACGGCCCTCGGCCCGGTGCTGGTGCGCGACGAAGAAACCACGCTGGTGCCCTACCGCCCGGCCCGGCCCTACTGGCGCGTAGCGGCTGCGGCCCTGCTGGTTGGTTCGCTCGGTCTGGTGAGCTATTTCTCGGTCATCAAGCCGGGGCAACCGCTGCAAAGCAGCCTCGACCCGGCGGGTCTGCTGCGCATTCCGGCCACGCTGGCGTCGTACTGGAGCAACCCCCGCGACCCAAACGAGACTCGTAAACCAGTTGTCATTCGCCCCGTAACGCCTAAGCCAGCGGTTGCGGTAGCTGTAACAGCCGAAGCAACACCGGCCCCGAAGCCAGTCGAAAAACCCGCCGTAACGCCCGCGCCAGTCAGCAAACCCAACGTAGTTGCTGCGCCAGTGGTTAAACCCGCATCGGCACCGGTTGCCATGGCAAAACCCGTTACCAAACCGGCTCGGACGGGGCCGTTCTTTACGGTTATTGCCGGTAGTTTCGCCAATAAGCCCAACGCGCTGCGGCTGCGCCGACAACTCCGCAAGGTTGGTTTCGCCGATGCCTATATCATTCCGCCAACGAGAAGAAATAAGTTGTACAAAGTAGCCGCTTCCGGCTCCGGGAATATAGCCGACGCCCTGACAGCCGCCGATTCGATCAGCACTTTCGCCAAAACCACCGCCTGGATTATGCGGAACTGATTCGGACAGAGTATATCGACCTCAGAATTGACTACCACGTAAACCTGTTCAGGGATCGGTTTATTTTCTGGTCGAGCCGGGTCTCCAGGTTGGCGTCAAATTTTAGCCCAGGCATACCCCGCCACGTCCACTTCCCGCTCACCAACCTTAACCGTCTGCACCTCAGGGGTGTGATTGATTAGCAAAAGCGTGTCCCCAGCCGCCCCGCGCAATACCCAGCTACTGACCGCCAGCGGACGGCTACTTTCCGACCGCACCACCTGCGTGGGTGCCAGTGTCCGCACCTGCCGGAGGGCTTCATAGACGGGGAAGATGGAATTTTCGACGGTGAAACGCGGGTGTAGCTCGTCCTGCCCGCCCAGCAGAAACCCGGCCATGCCGTGCGTTTCAAACACAGTCACACTGGCTACGTTACGCTCAGAAAGGTATTTTAAACAACCTAATAGCCAGGTGGCGGCAAAAGGCGTGGCCTGTCGATGATCGATGGCGTAGGGTAACTCGGCGGGGTCGGTGAGTGGCTCGGTCGTGGCGTCGGCGTTGACGCGGGGCCGTAGCGTTATGGGCGACATGTGCAGGGGGCGGTCGCCAACAAATTGACGGGCACTCACGACGGTATCGGCCTGAGCAGCTATGTTTTCGACCAATGTCCGATCATCGAAGGCGTGAATCTGCGGGTTGATGGCGTAGACGACGAAATCGACCTGGCGGGCATCGAAGCGGTTGCGGTTCAGGTCGGTGAAATGAATTGGCGACCCCGCCCCTATCCGCGCATTCGGAAACGTTTGCCGAACGTGGGGCAACAGTTGATCGAGCAGGGTGTCGGGAGTGGCGCGGTGGTGGGCAGAGAACAGATTGAATGAGTGATTGACTGATTGAGTGATTGACTGATTGAATGAATGAGTGGGGTTCTGGAGGAAGGCCTGCCAGTCGGCTTCGGGATCAGGGCCAAAGGTTAGCGCGAGTTCGATGGGCAGATGCAGACGCTGGGCTTCGGCAAAGCCATTGTGCAGGGTATTCTGCCAGTCGGGTTTTGTCAGGTTCAGGTCAAGGCGCAGATGATCGAAGGCCAGTTCGCGCAGCCGGGCGGCTTCAGCGTCGGTCGGCAACGGCTGACCAGCGGCATGACCTGTACCAATCTTGGGAAACGGGGTTACGGCTGACTCATCAACGGTAATGCGTATCGGCTCGCTATCAGTGGGTTGCACTGGCAACGCTTCGATTCCTGACAGTCGGAGCGTAATCAGTTGGTCAACGCGGTCGCCGGGGTGCAGCGTCACCGGGAACGGAATCGACAGCGGAGTGCAGTAGGTTTTAAACGACGCGTCGGTCCAGTTGCGCTGATCTTCGGTCTCGAACACGTCGCCGGCGAAGGTCAGTTCGGCCCAAACGCCCGGCTGCACGGGCCATCGCATCTGCTGAATGTCCAGAAACGGCTGGTGGGGGCTGATAAAAGGCGGAAATACAGCCTCGGTCTGCGTACCATCGGGGTGAACGAGTGTAACGGGTTGGCCGACCGTTTCGCGGATGGGGTGCAGCACACAGAAGCCCGCCCGGTTGCGGCTGAACCGGGCCAATGCTTCGCCCTGAATCGCAAACGTCAGTTCGCCCGCTGTGTGGCCCGTAATCTGCACCTGCCAGCGAAATACGGGCTGATTGCCAACGGAATGATGGCAAACGTACCGAATCGAAAACCCGTCGGGTGTTTCTTCGATATGCTCGTCGGTTATGGTTGGCTCCAGCGTACTCCAGTTCTGATCGCGCAGGGCGAAATAGAGCATTCGGATAACCTCGCGTTCGCCCAACCGCAGGTAACGCAGAAAACCATTTTCATAGAGTACGGTGAGCGGACCGAGAGGGAGCTGGCGGGTTGTCATGTTAGTTGCGAACGCGAAAATTAGCAATGTTCTGCCGGTCGATTTCTACCGCGCCCGTGCTGATGGCCTGCGGAATGGGTGCGATACCCGCCCGCCGGTCGTTGGCCGAAAAGCGGTTGGTGCCGTGCGCCATGTCGAACAGAAACTGCGCGCCGTACCAGGTAAACAGCTCGCGCTTCTGCCCGACTAAATAATCGATCACGCCCTCGCGGACGAGTTTAAGGTGCTCCGGTTCAGCATCGACGGTTGTAATTTTCAGTTTTCCGGCCCGGCCTGCTTCTTTAACAGCCAGCCCGGCACCCGGCCCCGACTGCGAATCGAAGCCGCAGAAACCGGCCAGATCGGGGTGTGCCGCAAGAATGTCGGCGGCTGTGCGGGCGGCTGTTTCAAAATTGCCTTTGTCGTCGTACTTGCCAACGAACTGAATGCCGGGATGTTTTTTGAACACGTCGAGCATTCCCTGAAAACCAGCTTCCTGATTGGCCATGCCCAGAATACCCAGACAGGCCACTTTTCCCCTGCCATTCAGGAGTTTAACCATGCGTTCGCCCTGCAACCGGCCCATGTCGTACCAATCGCTGCCGATGAAGCAGGGCGCACGCGAACCGGGTACTTCCGAATCATACACCACCGTCGGGATACCCGCATCGACGGCTTTGTTGATGGCCTGGGCAATGCCGGGGTCGGTGCCGTTGATGAGCAGGCCCGCCGGGCGGGTGCCAATGACCTGTTCGATAGTCTGAATCTGCGCCGGTACGTCCCAGTCCGACGGGCCGAGGATGCTGATGCGAACACCCGTTTTTTGTCCCCACGCGCGGAAAGCAGCCTGATCGTGGTTGACATAGAGCGGCAGGTTGATGGCCGTCGTTACCATCACGTATTCTTCATTGGGCGATGGTTCTGTATTCGATAGCTGGACCGTGTCCGCGTCGGTCGCGGTTGTGTTGTCTGTGCGCGGGGGCGGCTCACAGGCAACGAGTAGCAGGAGAAAAAGGAATTGTAGTTTCATAATGTTTTAAACGCAGAGGGAACAGAGATTGCGCAGAGGGCGCAAAGAACGCTGTTTACTCTGCGCTATATCTCTGTGTTCTCTGCGTTTAAAGACGTTTTAACAACTCGTTGGCTCAGAACGCGCTCCGAACGACGCACAAACCACTGGTCTACCCCGACGGCGACAATCAGAATCAGCCCCAGAATTACCTCCTGCCAGTAGCCCGATACCCGGCTGATAATAAGCACGTTGTTGACAATTGCCATGAACAGCGCACCGAGGAAAGCCCCCCAGATGCGCCCCTGACCACCCGACAGACTCGCCCCGCCCAGAATCACCGCCGTAATCACGCGCAGCTCCAGCCCACGCCCCGACGTGGACAGAGCCGCGCCCAGCCTTGACGACAGCAGGATACCCGCCAGCCCGGCCAGCCCCGCCGAAATAACGAATGCCCAGATTTTCATCCGGTCGACGTCGATGCCCGACAGCCGGGCCGCTTTTTCGTTGCCGCCGATGTAGTAGTATCGCCGGAAAAAGACCGTTCGGTTTACCAGAAACGCAAAAATCAGCAGCACGGCCAGCATCCACCAGACGGGGGCCTGAAGCTTGAACAGTTTCGATTGGCCGATGTAGATAAATTCATAGGGAAAATTCTGGATACCGGCTCCGCTGAGCATCAGCGCGAATCCCCGCACGATGCCCATCATCGCCAGCGTCTGAATCATGGGGTTGATACCCGCCCGCGCAATCAGCAGCCCGTTGACGTACCCCACCAGCAGCGCGGCCAGCAGCCCCGCCCCGATTGCTACCAGAAAATTCGTGTCGTGGTAGTACATCAGATAGCCCGACAACCCGCCCGACAACGCCACCACCGAGCCTACCGAGAGGTCGAACATGCCGCCGATGAGCAGAATCATCATACCCACGGCCACAATGGCATCAATCGAGAGGTTCAGCAGTATCTGCGACGCGTTGCCGACCGTAGGAAACGTGGCCGGGTACACCCCCGACGTGATGATACACAGCAGCCCAATGGTCAGGCCGAGCGTGACGACGCGGTTTTGCCAGTTTATCGAAAAAGGTTGGTTCATAGGTTAAGCCGGACTTTTAGCTGCCCGATGCATGATACATAATTGTTTCTTCGGTGGCGTCGGCGCGGGGCAGGGTGGCACAAAGCCGCCCTTCGTGCAAAACCAAAACCCGGTCGGCCAGCCGGAGCAGTTCGGGCAATTCGCTTGAAATGAGCAGTATAGCCGTTCCATTGGCCGCTAACCGGCGCAGCAGGTCATAGATGTCAGCTTTAGCACCAACATCGACGCCGTGCGTTGGCTCATCGACCAGCAGCACGTCGGGCCGGAGGCTGAGCCAGCGGGCCAGCACCACTTTCTGCTGGTTGCCCCCGCTCAGTTTGCCCACAGGCTGGCGGATAGACGGCGTTCGGATACCGAGTTGCTGCACGAAATGAGTAGCTGTCTGGTGGGCTTCGGCGGTTCGGTGCCAGACCGTTGCCTGTTGCGCCACCACAATGTTTTCTTCCACACTCATCTCGGCAAAAATACCCTGACTTTTGCGCTCTTCGGGTACATAGGCAATGCCCAGCGCAACGGCTTCGGCAGGGTGTTTCGGCGCAATCGGCTGGCCGTTCTTGAGCAGTTGCCCGGCTGTAATGACCTCTTCGCCGAAAATAGCTTTCGCCAGTTCGGTGCGTCCCGCCCCAACCAGCCCGGCCAAACCCAGTATTTCGCCCCGATGCAGTTGAAAGTCGATAGCATGAAATTTTCGCCCGCTCAGGTTCCGGGCTTCGAGCACAACCGTATCCGTCGCGAATGACTGATAATCAGCCGTTACCAGATCCCGCCCAACCATCAGTCGTACCAACTGTTCGATTGGGGTTGTGCGGGCATCGAAGGTGCCCTGCATCCGGCCATCTTTCAGCACCGACACGCGGTCGGCTATCCGGGCAATTTCGGCCATGCGGTGCGAAATATAAATTATGCCCACACCCCGGTGTTGCAGATCGCGGATGATGCCAAACAGCGTGTCGATTTCGCGATCGGTAATCGAAGCCGTGGGTTCGTCTAAAATCAGCAGCTTCGGATTGGTTGCCAGTGCTTTAGCCAGTTCAACCATCTGTTTTTGCCCCGGTGAGAGCCGCCCCACCAGCGTTTGCGGGCGCAGGTCGGTCAGGCGCAGGCGCGTGAGCAATTCGGCGGTCTGCCGATGCAGGGCCGGGTAGTCGATCAGCCCCCAGCGGCTGCGGGGCTGCTGGTCGGGAAACAGGTTTTCGGCCACGCTGAGCGTATCGACTAAGCTACGTTCCTGATACACAATGCCAATGCCCAACTGCCGCGCCTGCTGGGGCGACGTGATCCGTATCGACTCACCCTGCCAGATCAGTTCGCCCGTATCGGGCTGGAGGTTGCCCGCCAGCAGGTTCATAAGCGTACTTTTACCCGCCCCATTTTCGCCACATACCGCATGAACCTCCCCCGCTTCGACCGTCAGCGAGACATCGCTCAACGCCCGAACGCCGGGAAACGATTTCGATATTTGACTGATGATCAGCATGTTATTTTTGTTACACAGAGATGCACTGTTACACAGAGATGCACAGAGCTATCACGGAGATACACGGAGGGAATATACACTCTGCGTATCTCCGTGATAACTTTGTGCATCTCTGTGTAACAACTTATTCATTCTCCGTGAAATAATTTATCCTTTCAATAGAATCACTTCCCCCGTCCGGGCCGATTCGTAGGCGGC from Spirosoma montaniterrae encodes:
- a CDS encoding substrate-binding domain-containing protein; the protein is MKLQFLFLLLLVACEPPPRTDNTTATDADTVQLSNTEPSPNEEYVMVTTAINLPLYVNHDQAAFRAWGQKTGVRISILGPSDWDVPAQIQTIEQVIGTRPAGLLINGTDPGIAQAINKAVDAGIPTVVYDSEVPGSRAPCFIGSDWYDMGRLQGERMVKLLNGRGKVACLGILGMANQEAGFQGMLDVFKKHPGIQFVGKYDDKGNFETAARTAADILAAHPDLAGFCGFDSQSGPGAGLAVKEAGRAGKLKITTVDAEPEHLKLVREGVIDYLVGQKRELFTWYGAQFLFDMAHGTNRFSANDRRAGIAPIPQAISTGAVEIDRQNIANFRVRN
- a CDS encoding ABC transporter permease, which encodes MNQPFSINWQNRVVTLGLTIGLLCIITSGVYPATFPTVGNASQILLNLSIDAIVAVGMMILLIGGMFDLSVGSVVALSGGLSGYLMYYHDTNFLVAIGAGLLAALLVGYVNGLLIARAGINPMIQTLAMMGIVRGFALMLSGAGIQNFPYEFIYIGQSKLFKLQAPVWWMLAVLLIFAFLVNRTVFFRRYYYIGGNEKAARLSGIDVDRMKIWAFVISAGLAGLAGILLSSRLGAALSTSGRGLELRVITAVILGGASLSGGQGRIWGAFLGALFMAIVNNVLIISRVSGYWQEVILGLILIVAVGVDQWFVRRSERVLSQRVVKTSLNAENTEI
- a CDS encoding tetratricopeptide repeat protein translates to MPHFRLTAFYLLLVGIIPALAQRTQSYQEPDYHYRNGLELFERNNYAAARYEFRQYLEPRRGDGAHTLLNTNDQNAVEAEYYIALSSLYIDEPGAELLVDRFVNNHSQHPKAAQLYGDLGSYYYNRQDYAKAITFLEKAVEQGGSNARQTAYKYQLALSYYNTQDLQRALPLLNEVKLNPDSPDAAAASYYAGTINFRNRNYDEAVTDFRRVENNPTYQNQVPNWIAQALYRQRRFDELLTYSEPLLRRNNGPGLSEVALFTAEVYYQQNQFAKAIPYYRQYIGSAGAKAPGAVKFRYGQSLFRTGAYNDAITQLKPLAGGKDTTAQYAAYTLGVSYLQTQNPAYALNAFDQAGRLSFNREIQEEARFNHAKLQLDQNNGADAVKELTAFLKQYPDSRFENEANELVGEAYFVSNNYPAAIAYIEGLKRRTPKINATYQRLTYNQGVNDFNAERYPQAVANLDKSLRYPVDSELQQAAQFWKAEAYSAGKQYDTAIPLYASIAKGSGEYAAKSQYGIGYAYYNKKDYTRALPYFRDFISRGASAGESDLTAQLSDATVRLADSYFAGKQYNDALRYYDQAIARNAPDKDYAAYQKAVILSYTGRDAEAKAQFEQVQRQFPNSRFVDQSLFQTANVDFEKGNYQAAIQGFSRFIQTKPASSLVPAALLKRAIAYGNLQQYDPAIADYKSILDNYGNSDQAQSALLGIQNTLNDAGRPEEFSQVLGQYKRGNPGSTEVEKVQFENAKNIYFNEKYAQAIQSLLAYVQEYPNSPNLNEARFYIAESYRQTNDPANALRYYYQVSGTSDYVLRAATRAADLEAKQKNYPRAVRNYQLVIGRANDKAAQVTAQLGLMDTYFVMPKLDSAAVIARELVAGGGVVPGAQNRAQLMLGKVAFQKADYKTAQTEFDKTIALAKDVNGAEAQYYLGEILYRQKKYKESVQTLLKFNEQFADFEYWKGRAFLLIADNNVALDEMAQAKAVLQSIIDNSSDETIVTEAKQKLAKLN
- a CDS encoding SPOR domain-containing protein, giving the protein MDDGILANYIMLHEPLTREGAQRHISLFVNELRQQVQQTGCFDIDGIGMFTQNDEGRLQFEPGLRHNFFGEAYGMNAVEAQLLNRQPAEEPVFDAVPVTTALGPVLVRDEETTLVPYRPARPYWRVAAAALLVGSLGLVSYFSVIKPGQPLQSSLDPAGLLRIPATLASYWSNPRDPNETRKPVVIRPVTPKPAVAVAVTAEATPAPKPVEKPAVTPAPVSKPNVVAAPVVKPASAPVAMAKPVTKPARTGPFFTVIAGSFANKPNALRLRRQLRKVGFADAYIIPPTRRNKLYKVAASGSGNIADALTAADSISTFAKTTAWIMRN
- a CDS encoding sugar ABC transporter ATP-binding protein, whose translation is MLIISQISKSFPGVRALSDVSLTVEAGEVHAVCGENGAGKSTLMNLLAGNLQPDTGELIWQGESIRITSPQQARQLGIGIVYQERSLVDTLSVAENLFPDQQPRSRWGLIDYPALHRQTAELLTRLRLTDLRPQTLVGRLSPGQKQMVELAKALATNPKLLILDEPTASITDREIDTLFGIIRDLQHRGVGIIYISHRMAEIARIADRVSVLKDGRMQGTFDARTTPIEQLVRLMVGRDLVTADYQSFATDTVVLEARNLSGRKFHAIDFQLHRGEILGLAGLVGAGRTELAKAIFGEEVITAGQLLKNGQPIAPKHPAEAVALGIAYVPEERKSQGIFAEMSVEENIVVAQQATVWHRTAEAHQTATHFVQQLGIRTPSIRQPVGKLSGGNQQKVVLARWLSLRPDVLLVDEPTHGVDVGAKADIYDLLRRLAANGTAILLISSELPELLRLADRVLVLHEGRLCATLPRADATEETIMYHASGS